Proteins encoded in a region of the Dreissena polymorpha isolate Duluth1 chromosome 6, UMN_Dpol_1.0, whole genome shotgun sequence genome:
- the LOC127834373 gene encoding monocarboxylate transporter 14-like isoform X9: MFLDLSTNILCAQHTMTQTAAATQRANDVDKGWAWLVLVAVYSGIFLLSTSILMCGVIFFALLTYYGKNAAMTSVIGSLNSGLMNLLGPLVSIVMDTYSCRTSMLIGAILVTSSYVASAFVQNIDLLIFIFGVLGGTGNALVSVPLAVVLAYYFDKRKKFIIALSQAVIGLAMFVASPLTFFLLDRYALKGMFLMTAGIKAQLCVIALLCRPNSRELQLQNDRKRGRKKDNKITGCNSKGFVCFDLSLLLNTPFLLYLCSTTAWNFMLSVCLMHLPNFMLTKGKSDVDVTFIMTIFGICNTSGRFILAISFVTDKLDSLIIHICCLGVSGALTISYPLYASMDGAEFALVVIAGTFTGGSNSLMTPITLDFVDEDRISDAHGLEFFFCGLGYITGPPIAGYMFEVTSSYHYSVMMSAL, from the exons ATGTTTCTTGATTTGTCGACGAACATCTTGTGCGCTCAACAC ACCATGACGCAAACAGCAGCAGCAACACAACGCGCCAACGACGTCGACAAGGGGTGGGCATGGCTGGTGCTTGTCGCAGTGTATTCTGGGATATTCCTCTTATCGACGTCAATACTCATGTGCGGCGTCATCTTCTTCGCCCTGCTGACGTATTACGGCAAGAACGCTGCAATGACGTCGGTCATCGGCTCTCTCAATTCTGGGCTTATGAATTTGCTGG GTCCACTAGTTTCCATAGTAATGGACACCTACTCCTGCCGAACGAGCATGTTGATTGGTGCAATCCTAGTAACGTCATCATACGTAGCGAGTGCTTTCGTACAAAACATAGATCTCCTGATCTTTATTTTCGGGGTTTTAGGAG GTACGGGAAATGCCTTGGTTAGCGTCCCTCTTGCCGTCGTATTAGCGTACTATTTCGATAAGCGGAAGAAGTTCATAATCGCGCTGAGCCAGGCGGTGATTGGGCTCGCAATGTTTGTTGCTTCGCCCTTGACATTTTTTCTTCTGGACAGATACGCGCTTAAGGGCATGTTTCTTATGACCGCTGGAATAAAAGCTCAGCTTTGTGTCATTGCACTGCTTTGCAGACCGAATTCCCGAGAACTACAGTTACAAAATGACAGAAAACGTGGACGAAAAAAAGATAACAAAATCACGGGATGTAATAGTAAAGGTTTCGTCTGTTTCGATTTATCTCTTTTGTTAAATACCCCATTCCTGTTATATTTATGCAGCACAACAGCCTGGAACTTTATGTTGTCCGTCTGTCTCATGCATTTACCAAATTTCATGCTGACCAAAGGTAAAAGCGACGTGGATGTGACGTTTATTATGACAATATTCGGAATATGCAATACATCCGGACGATTCATCTTGGCGAttagctttgtcacagacaaacTAGACtcattaataatacatatatgcTGCCTTGGTGTGTCCGGTGCTCTAACCATATCATATCCCTTGTACGCAAGCATGGACGGAGCGGAGTTCGCCCTCGTTGTGATAGCGGGGACTTTTACAGGTGGCTCAAACTCCCTGATGACGCCTATCACTCTGGATTTCGTCGATGAGGACCGGATATCCGACGCGCATGGCCTAGAGTTCTTCTTTTGCGGGCTCGGCTATATCACAGGACCTCCCATAGCAG GTTACATGTTTGAAGTGACTTCCTCCTACCACTACAGTGTCATGATGTCAG CTTTGTAG
- the LOC127834373 gene encoding monocarboxylate transporter 14-like isoform X7, whose product MFLDLSTNILCAQHTMTQTAAATQRANDVDKGWAWLVLVAVYSGIFLLSTSILMCGVIFFALLTYYGKNAAMTSVIGSLNSGLMNLLGPLVSIVMDTYSCRTSMLIGAILVTSSYVASAFVQNIDLLIFIFGVLGGTGNALVSVPLAVVLAYYFDKRKKFIIALSQAVIGLAMFVASPLTFFLLDRYALKGMFLMTAGIKAQLCVIALLCRPNSRELQLQNDRKRGRKKDNKITGCNSKGFVCFDLSLLLNTPFLLYLCSTTAWNFMLSVCLMHLPNFMLTKGKSDVDVTFIMTIFGICNTSGRFILAISFVTDKLDSLIIHICCLGVSGALTISYPLYASMDGAEFALVVIAGTFTGGSNSLMTPITLDFVDEDRISDAHGLEFFFCGLGYITGPPIAGYMFEVTSSYHYSVMMSDFSKYHWGVEQTSSMADSSCTMVSVMLLLMIL is encoded by the exons ATGTTTCTTGATTTGTCGACGAACATCTTGTGCGCTCAACAC ACCATGACGCAAACAGCAGCAGCAACACAACGCGCCAACGACGTCGACAAGGGGTGGGCATGGCTGGTGCTTGTCGCAGTGTATTCTGGGATATTCCTCTTATCGACGTCAATACTCATGTGCGGCGTCATCTTCTTCGCCCTGCTGACGTATTACGGCAAGAACGCTGCAATGACGTCGGTCATCGGCTCTCTCAATTCTGGGCTTATGAATTTGCTGG GTCCACTAGTTTCCATAGTAATGGACACCTACTCCTGCCGAACGAGCATGTTGATTGGTGCAATCCTAGTAACGTCATCATACGTAGCGAGTGCTTTCGTACAAAACATAGATCTCCTGATCTTTATTTTCGGGGTTTTAGGAG GTACGGGAAATGCCTTGGTTAGCGTCCCTCTTGCCGTCGTATTAGCGTACTATTTCGATAAGCGGAAGAAGTTCATAATCGCGCTGAGCCAGGCGGTGATTGGGCTCGCAATGTTTGTTGCTTCGCCCTTGACATTTTTTCTTCTGGACAGATACGCGCTTAAGGGCATGTTTCTTATGACCGCTGGAATAAAAGCTCAGCTTTGTGTCATTGCACTGCTTTGCAGACCGAATTCCCGAGAACTACAGTTACAAAATGACAGAAAACGTGGACGAAAAAAAGATAACAAAATCACGGGATGTAATAGTAAAGGTTTCGTCTGTTTCGATTTATCTCTTTTGTTAAATACCCCATTCCTGTTATATTTATGCAGCACAACAGCCTGGAACTTTATGTTGTCCGTCTGTCTCATGCATTTACCAAATTTCATGCTGACCAAAGGTAAAAGCGACGTGGATGTGACGTTTATTATGACAATATTCGGAATATGCAATACATCCGGACGATTCATCTTGGCGAttagctttgtcacagacaaacTAGACtcattaataatacatatatgcTGCCTTGGTGTGTCCGGTGCTCTAACCATATCATATCCCTTGTACGCAAGCATGGACGGAGCGGAGTTCGCCCTCGTTGTGATAGCGGGGACTTTTACAGGTGGCTCAAACTCCCTGATGACGCCTATCACTCTGGATTTCGTCGATGAGGACCGGATATCCGACGCGCATGGCCTAGAGTTCTTCTTTTGCGGGCTCGGCTATATCACAGGACCTCCCATAGCAG GTTACATGTTTGAAGTGACTTCCTCCTACCACTACAGTGTCATGATGTCAG ATTTCTCGAAGTACCACTGGGGTGTGGAGCAGACATCTTCAATGGCGGACTCGAGCTGCACAATGGTGTcagtgatgttgttgttgatgattttaTAA